The following coding sequences lie in one Arthrobacter sp. PGP41 genomic window:
- the dnaB gene encoding replicative DNA helicase, protein MSIAHLDPVEATRGSDASRKPPQDIPAEQSVLGGMMLSKDAIADVVEILRGQDFYRPAHETIYEAIIDLYGRGEPADAVTVSDELTKRAEINRIGGPAYLHELIQTVPTAANAGYYAEIVAERAVLRRLVNAGTKIVQLGYGSDGEVEDLVNQAQAEVYAVAERRTAEDYVVLKDVMESTVDEIEASGHRGEGMTGVPTGFYELDELTHGLHPGQMIVIAARPAVGKSTFALDFARSAAIKNNLSTVMFSLEMGRNEIAMRLLSAEATIGLQDLRKGTIKDEQWSKIATTMGRMNDAPLFIDDSPNMSLMEIRAKCRRLKQQHDLKLVILDYLQLMSSGKKVESRQQEVSEFSRALKLLAKELQVPVIALSQLNRGSEQRQDKRPMVSDLRESGSIEQDADMVILLHREDVYDKESPRAGEADILVAKHRNGPTKDIVVAFQGHYSRFANMAADAGGGGF, encoded by the coding sequence TTGTCAATCGCGCATCTTGACCCGGTCGAAGCAACCCGCGGATCAGACGCGAGCCGAAAGCCGCCGCAGGACATCCCTGCCGAGCAGTCCGTTTTGGGCGGCATGATGCTGTCCAAGGACGCCATTGCCGACGTCGTGGAGATTCTCCGGGGACAGGACTTTTACCGCCCCGCCCACGAAACCATCTACGAAGCCATCATCGACCTCTACGGCCGCGGCGAACCGGCGGACGCCGTTACCGTCTCGGACGAACTCACCAAGCGTGCCGAGATCAACCGGATCGGCGGCCCCGCCTACCTGCATGAGCTGATCCAGACCGTCCCCACGGCAGCCAACGCCGGCTACTACGCCGAGATCGTTGCCGAGCGTGCCGTCCTCCGGCGCCTGGTAAACGCCGGGACCAAGATCGTCCAGCTGGGCTACGGTTCGGACGGCGAGGTGGAGGACCTGGTCAACCAGGCCCAGGCGGAGGTCTACGCCGTGGCCGAACGGCGCACTGCGGAGGATTATGTGGTCCTCAAGGACGTCATGGAGTCCACCGTGGACGAGATCGAGGCGTCCGGGCACCGCGGCGAGGGGATGACCGGCGTCCCTACGGGATTTTACGAGCTGGATGAGCTCACCCACGGACTGCACCCGGGCCAGATGATCGTCATCGCCGCCCGCCCGGCTGTGGGTAAATCAACCTTCGCCCTGGACTTTGCCCGCTCCGCCGCCATCAAGAACAACCTCTCCACGGTGATGTTCTCCCTCGAAATGGGCCGGAACGAAATCGCCATGCGCCTCCTCTCCGCAGAGGCAACCATCGGACTGCAGGACCTCCGGAAGGGGACCATCAAGGACGAGCAGTGGTCCAAGATCGCCACCACCATGGGCCGGATGAACGACGCCCCGCTGTTCATTGACGACAGCCCCAACATGTCGCTGATGGAGATCCGGGCCAAATGCCGGCGCCTGAAGCAGCAGCACGATCTCAAGCTGGTCATACTGGACTACCTTCAGCTCATGAGCTCCGGCAAGAAGGTGGAGTCCCGCCAGCAGGAAGTATCCGAGTTTTCGCGAGCCCTGAAGCTCCTGGCCAAGGAACTGCAGGTGCCGGTCATCGCACTGTCCCAGCTGAACCGTGGCTCTGAGCAGCGCCAGGACAAGCGGCCCATGGTTTCGGACCTCCGTGAATCAGGATCCATCGAGCAGGACGCGGACATGGTGATCCTGCTCCACCGCGAGGATGTCTATGACAAGGAATCGCCGCGCGCCGGCGAAGCCGACATCCTGGTTGCGAAGCACCGTAACGGTCCCACAAAGGACATCGTGGTGGCCTTCCAGGGCCATTACTCCCGGTTCGCCAACATGGCGGCCGACGCCGGCGGCGGGGGCTTCTAA
- the rpsR gene encoding 30S ribosomal protein S18 encodes MAKAELRKPKPKSNPLKAADITVIDYKDVALLRKFISDRGKIRARRVTGVTVQEQRKIAQAIKNAREVALLPYSGAGRG; translated from the coding sequence ATGGCTAAGGCTGAACTCCGTAAGCCCAAACCAAAGTCCAACCCCTTGAAGGCCGCTGACATCACTGTCATCGACTACAAGGACGTAGCATTGCTGCGCAAGTTCATCTCCGACCGCGGAAAGATCCGCGCCCGTCGCGTCACTGGCGTTACGGTGCAGGAACAGCGCAAGATCGCCCAGGCAATCAAGAACGCCCGCGAAGTTGCTCTGCTGCCTTACTCCGGCGCTGGCCGCGGCTAA
- a CDS encoding single-stranded DNA-binding protein gives MAGETTITVIGNLTNDPELRFTPSGSAVANFTIASTPRTFDRQSNEWKDGETLFLRAAVWREAAENVAESLTKGMRVIVTGRLKSRSYETKEGEKRTVIELEVDEIGPSLRYANAKVNRTQRSGAGGQGGFGGGNSGGGFGGGNSGGNQGGNSGGSWGGGNQQAAQDDPWATPGVSSAGGWGNGPDSEPPF, from the coding sequence ATGGCAGGCGAAACTACCATTACGGTCATCGGTAATCTCACCAATGACCCGGAATTGCGGTTCACACCGTCCGGTTCGGCAGTAGCGAACTTCACCATCGCTTCCACCCCGCGTACCTTTGATCGCCAGTCCAACGAGTGGAAGGACGGGGAAACCCTGTTCCTCCGCGCCGCTGTCTGGCGTGAAGCAGCCGAGAACGTCGCGGAGTCCCTCACCAAGGGCATGCGCGTGATTGTTACCGGCCGCCTGAAGAGCCGTTCCTACGAAACCAAAGAAGGCGAAAAGCGCACCGTTATCGAGCTTGAGGTCGATGAAATCGGCCCCAGCCTGCGCTATGCCAACGCCAAGGTCAACCGCACCCAGCGCTCCGGCGCGGGTGGCCAGGGCGGCTTCGGGGGCGGCAACAGCGGCGGCGGCTTCGGAGGCGGCAACTCTGGCGGAAACCAGGGCGGCAACTCCGGTGGAAGCTGGGGCGGCGGCAACCAGCAGGCTGCGCAGGACGATCCCTGGGCCACGCCCGGCGTGTCCAGTGCAGGTGGCTGGGGCAACGGCCCCGATTCCGAACCTCCCTTCTAA
- the rpsF gene encoding 30S ribosomal protein S6 encodes MRPYELMVIIDPEVEERTVEPSLQKFLNVITNDGGTIEKVDIWGRRRLAYEIKKKSEGIYAVVNFTAKPETAKELDRQLSLNETIMRTKITRPEEQKVVAE; translated from the coding sequence ATGCGTCCTTACGAATTGATGGTAATCATCGACCCCGAGGTCGAAGAGCGTACCGTTGAGCCGTCGCTTCAGAAGTTCCTGAACGTCATCACCAACGATGGTGGAACCATCGAGAAGGTTGACATTTGGGGCCGTCGCCGCCTGGCTTACGAAATCAAGAAGAAGTCTGAAGGTATCTACGCCGTGGTGAACTTCACCGCCAAGCCGGAAACCGCGAAGGAACTTGACCGCCAGCTGTCTCTTAACGAGACCATCATGCGCACCAAGATCACCCGCCCCGAAGAGCAGAAGGTTGTTGCTGAGTAA
- a CDS encoding FMN reductase, protein METRRITVLSAGLGVPSSSRLLADQLAASAERQLGAAGYNAAVDVVELRDLAVDIANNFVTGYAPPRLAEVIAGVEAADGIIAVTPVFSASYSGLFKSFIDVLDPKSLDGKAVLLGATGGTDRHQMVLDYALRPLFSYLRTRIAATGVFAGPLDWGTADDDGSSLAARIDRAAGEFTRLLEGRQPGRKHAAMESLPFEQLLAGISGNA, encoded by the coding sequence ATGGAAACCCGCCGTATTACTGTCCTTTCCGCCGGCTTGGGCGTGCCGTCGTCGAGCCGTCTGCTTGCCGATCAGCTCGCCGCCTCGGCCGAGCGGCAGTTGGGTGCGGCCGGCTACAACGCGGCCGTTGACGTCGTCGAACTCCGCGATCTCGCGGTGGACATCGCCAACAACTTCGTCACCGGCTACGCTCCTCCGCGCCTCGCAGAGGTAATCGCAGGGGTGGAAGCCGCCGACGGGATCATCGCCGTGACGCCTGTGTTCAGCGCGTCCTACAGCGGCCTGTTCAAATCCTTCATCGACGTCCTCGACCCCAAGTCCTTGGACGGCAAGGCCGTCCTGCTCGGCGCCACCGGCGGCACCGACCGCCACCAGATGGTCCTGGACTACGCGCTCCGCCCGCTCTTCAGCTACCTGCGCACCAGGATCGCGGCCACAGGTGTCTTTGCCGGCCCTCTGGACTGGGGCACCGCGGACGACGACGGGTCATCCCTTGCCGCCCGCATCGACCGCGCCGCCGGGGAGTTCACCCGCCTGCTTGAGGGGCGGCAGCCGGGCCGGAAGCATGCTGCCATGGAGTCATTGCCATTCGAGCAGCTGCTGGCGGGCATCTCCGGGAACGCCTGA
- a CDS encoding glycosyltransferase family 2 protein, with the protein MLPRCLEALRQSGVAEIIVVDGCSTDRTVDLALAAGARVLSDEGRGLPWARTLGVQSSRTPWVLLVDSDVVFGPHGVADLLIELVEGDYDALQAGLESVAGPGYWGQALAHHHRTGRSRNWFGLVATMVDRDLMLGVGFDDSFKSGEDIELRWRMRESGLRTAVSQRVVVEHRFAADDFNFALDQFLMDGTGLGRMIRKHGWRGARLALLPAAAAVRGSALSLASGQPRWLRYYLAFCWYNYAGLAKGLAS; encoded by the coding sequence ATGCTCCCACGCTGCCTGGAGGCCCTGCGTCAGTCCGGTGTAGCGGAGATCATTGTGGTGGACGGATGCTCCACCGACCGTACGGTCGACCTCGCTCTCGCGGCAGGTGCCAGGGTCCTGAGTGATGAAGGCCGCGGCTTGCCATGGGCGCGAACGCTCGGTGTGCAGAGCAGCAGGACCCCTTGGGTCCTGCTCGTCGACTCTGACGTCGTGTTCGGGCCACACGGAGTCGCCGACCTGCTCATTGAGCTGGTCGAGGGCGATTACGACGCCCTCCAAGCCGGTTTGGAAAGTGTCGCTGGACCGGGCTACTGGGGGCAGGCGCTGGCACATCACCATCGCACCGGCCGCAGCCGCAACTGGTTCGGGCTCGTCGCGACGATGGTCGACCGAGACCTGATGCTGGGTGTGGGTTTCGACGACTCGTTCAAGTCCGGCGAGGACATCGAGCTGCGTTGGCGGATGCGGGAGTCAGGGCTGCGGACGGCGGTGTCACAGCGGGTAGTCGTCGAACATCGTTTCGCCGCAGACGACTTCAACTTCGCGCTCGACCAGTTCCTGATGGACGGAACGGGACTGGGACGGATGATCCGCAAACACGGCTGGCGGGGTGCGAGATTGGCGCTGTTGCCCGCCGCCGCGGCCGTCCGGGGCAGCGCCTTGAGCCTCGCCTCGGGCCAGCCCCGGTGGCTGCGCTACTACCTCGCCTTCTGCTGGTACAACTATGCGGGCCTGGCGAAAGGTCTGGCGTCATGA
- a CDS encoding metallophosphoesterase family protein produces MGKHLVALGVAAIFLGGCSAPSPPQPATATATATADQAGTTPATTDGGGTTQQASTDSFEFAAAGDMNPDRNTSTASPSGKNAASIIASLNDGSLDNFIATGDFQYDKSVCSALGSYDQLWGPAKSKTYWTAGPNHDVQPGRNDELDKYMNGECVSTTKSATNTHLGRFVDALEWYSFDKGNWHFLVAPTATWRYDAARARAMTSEMDADLKAAKAAGRHLAVVYHDPYFTSDTSSHSRFTEAKPWIDVFWANRVRILLSGSQHNYERTCPVNNVDQCVADGMQQFQVSTGGIGLRRFNSNPSYVQQKFSDTWGHLRMSLKADGSYTWEFRAVAGGMQTDSGSRSKG; encoded by the coding sequence ATGGGTAAACATTTGGTCGCCCTTGGGGTGGCGGCAATCTTCCTGGGCGGCTGCTCGGCCCCTTCACCACCACAGCCAGCAACGGCGACCGCGACGGCGACGGCGGACCAAGCAGGAACCACCCCAGCCACAACCGACGGCGGAGGGACCACCCAGCAAGCGTCCACCGACTCTTTCGAGTTCGCCGCAGCCGGGGACATGAACCCGGACAGGAACACGTCCACGGCATCGCCCAGTGGCAAGAATGCCGCGTCCATCATAGCCAGTCTGAACGACGGCAGCCTGGACAACTTCATCGCCACGGGTGACTTCCAGTACGACAAGTCGGTGTGCTCCGCGCTCGGATCCTATGACCAGCTGTGGGGACCGGCCAAGTCCAAAACGTACTGGACGGCAGGACCGAACCACGACGTTCAGCCCGGCAGGAACGATGAGCTGGACAAATATATGAACGGTGAGTGCGTTTCCACCACGAAAAGCGCAACCAACACCCACCTTGGCCGGTTCGTGGACGCCCTCGAATGGTACTCATTCGATAAGGGCAACTGGCACTTCCTTGTAGCCCCTACGGCCACCTGGCGGTACGACGCTGCGCGTGCGCGGGCGATGACGTCGGAAATGGATGCTGATCTAAAGGCAGCTAAAGCGGCCGGCAGGCATCTGGCCGTCGTTTACCATGACCCATACTTCACCTCTGACACGTCCAGCCACTCCCGCTTCACTGAGGCCAAGCCGTGGATTGATGTGTTCTGGGCGAACCGTGTCCGGATACTGCTTTCAGGCAGCCAGCACAATTATGAGCGGACCTGCCCAGTGAACAACGTGGACCAATGCGTTGCGGACGGGATGCAACAATTCCAGGTGTCCACGGGTGGAATCGGCCTCCGGCGGTTTAACAGCAACCCCTCTTATGTGCAGCAGAAGTTTAGCGACACCTGGGGTCACCTAAGGATGAGCCTCAAGGCTGACGGCTCTTATACGTGGGAATTCCGTGCTGTTGCCGGCGGAATGCAGACTGACAGCGGGTCACGAAGCAAGGGCTGA
- a CDS encoding glycosyltransferase: protein MTTAIDAPSRIQGRWKARDAWCALAGAVALALAIWAASMVAVPVNSDLGLVAVLPYPFWAGVLILNVAFVVALRGDVSGPAGRAVMMWLLLVLVLVLFGTAAFVTDVPRGEVAFRHLGIADALSRSQGIDPDIDAYFNWPGFFALLATVLKATGLDPVALALWAPVLNVGLWLAALGVLMRYLTQDPRRRWLVLWLFCFGNWQDQDYLSPQAFGFFLYLVVIALVVGPLAARPPKFRGFRDTDLATWWQGRSPAEPRPGYRVSALAVTLVLVAVICASHQLTPFLLLIALTALTLSGHVWPGRLPLITAVVLALWLAYPASTYLSGNPPLAEGGVLAAINANVVDRVSGTPGHVLVVQARVVLTLLLWGLAVAGAVRDRRRGRLDIRVVLLAVTPLLLFPVQLYGGEMLIRVSLFALPFIALQACSILLPTEGGTQPSLRAAGGLALTFCLLGLLTVTGRFGNAQFDVFTDSEIAAVAAVQRLAPPGSTIISAAPPTPWRSEAYLDHPYRTIDYMCRSDLSTAACGPVVYEHARQNPAGAVALFTRSSEASLVLRGATSASGFAELEGWLREQAGVELVFSNVDARAYRVTP, encoded by the coding sequence ATGACCACCGCGATTGATGCGCCCAGCCGCATCCAAGGACGCTGGAAGGCCCGTGACGCGTGGTGCGCACTGGCGGGGGCGGTGGCGCTGGCGCTAGCCATATGGGCCGCTTCCATGGTCGCCGTTCCCGTGAACAGCGACTTGGGGCTCGTTGCCGTGCTCCCCTACCCGTTCTGGGCGGGGGTTCTGATTCTGAACGTCGCCTTCGTTGTGGCGCTACGAGGGGATGTCTCAGGTCCGGCGGGCCGGGCGGTCATGATGTGGCTGCTGCTGGTGTTGGTGCTCGTGCTCTTCGGGACGGCAGCCTTCGTCACCGACGTACCACGTGGTGAGGTCGCGTTCCGTCATCTCGGCATTGCCGACGCCCTCTCGCGCAGCCAGGGGATCGACCCGGACATTGACGCTTACTTTAACTGGCCGGGTTTCTTCGCCCTTCTGGCGACAGTACTAAAGGCAACCGGCCTCGACCCGGTAGCCCTTGCCCTGTGGGCGCCGGTGCTTAACGTGGGCCTGTGGCTCGCTGCCCTGGGCGTGCTGATGCGGTACCTTACGCAGGATCCGCGACGGCGCTGGCTCGTGCTCTGGCTCTTCTGCTTCGGCAACTGGCAGGACCAGGACTACTTGTCTCCCCAAGCCTTCGGCTTCTTCCTGTACCTCGTCGTGATCGCACTTGTCGTCGGCCCGCTGGCCGCGCGGCCCCCCAAGTTCCGCGGCTTCCGAGATACCGACCTGGCCACCTGGTGGCAAGGGAGGTCCCCGGCTGAGCCCCGGCCAGGGTACCGGGTGAGCGCCCTCGCGGTGACTCTCGTGCTCGTCGCGGTCATTTGTGCGAGCCATCAGCTGACGCCCTTCCTGTTGCTGATCGCCCTCACCGCCCTCACCTTGAGCGGGCATGTCTGGCCCGGCCGGCTGCCCCTGATCACCGCGGTCGTGCTGGCACTCTGGCTCGCATATCCCGCCAGTACATACCTCTCCGGAAACCCACCCCTGGCGGAAGGAGGCGTGCTGGCCGCGATCAATGCCAACGTCGTCGACCGCGTGAGCGGGACCCCCGGGCACGTGCTCGTGGTGCAGGCCCGGGTGGTTCTCACCCTCCTGCTGTGGGGTCTCGCGGTGGCGGGCGCGGTGCGCGACCGGCGCCGGGGACGGCTCGATATCCGGGTGGTCCTCCTTGCCGTCACCCCCCTGCTGCTCTTCCCCGTGCAGTTGTACGGCGGGGAAATGCTCATCCGGGTCTCGCTTTTCGCTCTGCCCTTCATCGCTTTGCAGGCATGCTCGATCCTGCTTCCCACAGAAGGCGGCACACAGCCCTCCCTCCGTGCCGCGGGGGGCCTCGCGCTGACGTTTTGCTTGTTGGGCCTGCTGACGGTGACAGGCCGGTTCGGGAACGCCCAGTTTGACGTCTTCACCGACAGCGAGATCGCTGCCGTCGCCGCCGTACAGCGTCTCGCGCCGCCTGGCTCGACGATCATCTCGGCAGCCCCCCCGACGCCGTGGCGCAGCGAGGCCTACCTTGATCACCCGTATCGGACCATCGACTACATGTGCCGGTCCGACTTGTCTACGGCGGCCTGCGGCCCAGTCGTTTACGAGCATGCCCGGCAGAACCCTGCCGGTGCCGTCGCGCTGTTCACCCGCTCGTCGGAAGCGAGTCTTGTGCTCCGGGGCGCCACCAGCGCCAGCGGCTTCGCCGAGCTGGAGGGGTGGCTGCGCGAGCAGGCCGGCGTGGAGCTCGTGTTCAGCAATGTCGATGCACGCGCCTACCGGGTGACGCCATGA
- a CDS encoding MATE family efflux transporter — protein sequence MTAELGTAVTDPSAVRHSALRSSLGLIVGKAAQIGWGFAFWVVAARATSDREVGLTMAAVAAVMICTQLAVLGAGSAVIVAVGRGEPPARVLDAAFAIVGVAGTVLALGYLVLQAAAAPETASASVLFWFTFLAAAVTGTLVIVLDQALVALGRGASATLRYALGGGVSLGAAALVSWQAHGASADVVMACWTLGNTVACVVGVIQLRKLIGYRPRPSLRSTRGRPLLAVGIPYQLLTLTERAPGLVLPLLLAHTVAPEIAAYWYPAWMMAWAAYSAPMLMGIVQFSEGVRDPHRLASTTWASLRWSLAVGGLAAVVLVLLAHPLLSLLGERYADASADALRWLAAGLVPYAVLQAYNAVCRALGRYTEPIVVGVTLGVALCASALLVAEAGPGAMALAWLVVLSIGAVAAGLRLIAVLRRVTKESR from the coding sequence ATGACCGCTGAGCTAGGGACCGCGGTCACGGACCCCTCAGCTGTCCGGCACTCCGCCCTGCGCAGTTCGCTCGGCCTCATTGTGGGCAAGGCCGCCCAGATTGGCTGGGGTTTTGCCTTCTGGGTCGTGGCCGCGCGCGCGACGTCAGACCGCGAGGTCGGGCTCACCATGGCCGCTGTCGCGGCAGTGATGATCTGCACGCAGCTCGCGGTTCTGGGTGCCGGGTCCGCCGTAATCGTTGCGGTGGGACGGGGAGAGCCGCCTGCGCGGGTGCTGGATGCGGCGTTCGCCATAGTGGGGGTAGCCGGTACCGTGCTCGCCCTCGGCTACCTCGTGCTGCAGGCGGCTGCGGCGCCGGAGACGGCGTCGGCGTCGGTTCTCTTCTGGTTTACGTTCCTTGCGGCTGCCGTCACCGGCACCCTGGTGATCGTGCTGGACCAGGCGCTGGTGGCGTTGGGACGCGGGGCCAGCGCGACCTTGAGGTATGCGTTGGGCGGCGGAGTTTCCCTCGGCGCTGCAGCGCTCGTTTCCTGGCAGGCGCATGGCGCCTCCGCCGACGTGGTAATGGCCTGCTGGACCCTCGGGAATACAGTGGCGTGCGTCGTCGGTGTGATCCAGCTGCGAAAACTGATTGGCTATCGGCCGCGACCATCCTTGCGTTCGACGCGCGGCCGTCCACTGCTGGCGGTGGGTATTCCGTACCAGCTCCTCACCCTCACCGAGCGCGCCCCCGGGCTGGTGCTGCCTCTCCTGCTCGCCCACACGGTGGCGCCGGAGATCGCTGCCTACTGGTATCCCGCATGGATGATGGCCTGGGCCGCCTACTCCGCTCCGATGCTGATGGGCATCGTCCAGTTTTCCGAAGGTGTCCGCGACCCTCACCGCCTGGCGTCTACAACCTGGGCGAGTCTCCGTTGGTCGCTCGCCGTAGGAGGTCTGGCGGCAGTCGTCCTCGTCCTCCTCGCTCACCCGCTGCTTAGTCTGCTGGGGGAGCGATACGCCGACGCATCCGCTGACGCTCTGCGGTGGTTGGCGGCCGGACTGGTCCCGTACGCGGTGCTGCAGGCCTACAACGCCGTGTGCCGGGCTCTCGGCCGGTATACAGAGCCGATCGTGGTCGGCGTGACGCTCGGGGTTGCCCTCTGCGCGTCAGCGCTGTTGGTCGCCGAAGCGGGCCCCGGCGCCATGGCCCTTGCGTGGCTGGTGGTGCTCTCCATTGGGGCTGTCGCTGCCGGCCTCCGGTTAATCGCCGTTCTCCGGCGCGTCACGAAGGAGTCACGATGA
- the rplI gene encoding 50S ribosomal protein L9: MAKLILTHEVTGLGAAGDVVEVKDGYARNYLLPRNFALTWSKGGEKQVESIKAARAAREHASLEDAQKQAAALQSKPVKLVVKAGETGRLFGTVKQGDVADAVEAAGLGRIDKRKVELPVHIKSVGSYQANVRLHEDVAAVIELDVVAGK; encoded by the coding sequence ATGGCAAAGCTCATTCTGACCCACGAAGTAACCGGTCTCGGTGCTGCTGGCGACGTTGTCGAGGTCAAGGACGGTTACGCCCGTAACTACCTGCTGCCCCGCAACTTCGCCCTGACCTGGTCGAAGGGCGGCGAAAAGCAGGTTGAGTCCATCAAGGCTGCCCGCGCTGCCCGCGAGCACGCTTCCCTGGAAGACGCTCAGAAGCAGGCTGCTGCACTGCAGTCCAAGCCGGTCAAGCTCGTCGTCAAGGCCGGCGAAACCGGACGCCTGTTCGGCACCGTCAAGCAGGGCGACGTCGCTGACGCTGTTGAGGCCGCTGGCCTTGGCCGCATCGACAAGCGCAAGGTTGAACTGCCGGTCCACATCAAGTCGGTTGGTTCGTACCAGGCCAACGTCCGTCTGCACGAGGACGTTGCCGCTGTCATCGAACTCGATGTAGTGGCAGGCAAGTAG